In Photobacterium angustum, the following proteins share a genomic window:
- a CDS encoding MATE family efflux transporter: protein METNNKPDKYGLLSDPIPDALRRLAVPMVFGMIAILMFNLVDTFFISLLGTKALAAVSFTFPVTFGLNCITMGMSVGISTSIGRLLGSGDTKSAARLTTHGLLLAVILMVLGSTVGWLTIDPLFSLMGASADLLPIIHEYMTVWYIAIPLLVIPMTGNSAIRATGDAKSPAKIMIMAGLINGILDPLLIFGYGPFPELGVKGAAISSGISWAVALTASLYLLHRREKLLTMPVLLKLKSDWQQILHIGAPAGLSNALNPLSSALLMSLLAAQGTASVAAFGAAMRIESILVIGMMALGSALMPFMAQNLGANKPERAFEALFTAMHFAILFQLLIFIAMVPLSVPLASLFSRDATVQHQLWHYLLVVPASYGLQAVCMLLISALNALHKTVNALIWNLLRLFGFLLPSAWVGSLYYGTEGLFIGISIANVIGGICAYLYARRLRKTTLSSFVTPS from the coding sequence ATGGAAACCAACAACAAGCCTGATAAATACGGCTTATTATCCGATCCGATCCCAGATGCATTACGCCGTTTAGCTGTACCAATGGTCTTCGGTATGATTGCTATCTTAATGTTTAATCTGGTTGATACATTTTTTATCTCACTGCTTGGCACCAAGGCATTAGCCGCAGTCAGTTTTACTTTTCCCGTTACCTTTGGTCTGAACTGTATCACCATGGGAATGAGTGTTGGGATCTCCACCAGCATTGGACGTTTGCTCGGAAGTGGTGATACCAAAAGTGCAGCAAGGCTTACCACGCATGGTTTACTGCTTGCCGTTATTTTAATGGTGTTAGGCTCAACCGTTGGTTGGCTAACAATCGATCCACTCTTTTCCTTAATGGGCGCCAGTGCGGATTTACTGCCAATCATCCACGAATATATGACTGTGTGGTACATCGCTATCCCCTTATTGGTGATCCCAATGACGGGTAACAGTGCAATACGCGCAACAGGCGATGCCAAAAGCCCAGCTAAAATTATGATCATGGCGGGTTTAATTAACGGTATCCTCGACCCTTTATTGATCTTTGGTTACGGGCCGTTTCCAGAATTAGGAGTGAAAGGCGCTGCAATCTCAAGCGGGATCAGTTGGGCAGTAGCATTAACCGCTTCTCTGTATTTGCTCCATCGCCGTGAAAAGTTACTCACAATGCCGGTACTCCTAAAATTAAAATCCGATTGGCAGCAGATATTACATATTGGCGCACCTGCTGGGTTATCAAACGCACTCAATCCATTATCGAGCGCCCTATTAATGTCATTGCTTGCCGCACAAGGTACCGCATCAGTTGCCGCATTCGGTGCCGCGATGCGTATTGAATCAATTTTGGTGATAGGAATGATGGCATTAGGCTCAGCATTAATGCCGTTTATGGCGCAAAACCTTGGCGCCAATAAACCTGAACGTGCATTTGAAGCGCTTTTTACTGCCATGCATTTTGCGATTTTATTCCAACTGTTGATTTTTATCGCCATGGTGCCACTCAGTGTGCCATTAGCTTCACTGTTTTCTCGTGATGCAACGGTACAACATCAACTTTGGCATTATTTATTAGTTGTACCTGCCAGTTATGGTTTACAAGCAGTATGTATGCTACTCATTAGCGCGCTCAATGCATTACATAAAACCGTCAACGCACTGATTTGGAATCTGTTACGTTTATTTGGTTTTCTGCTTCCAAGCGCTTGGGTAGGTAGCTTGTACTATGGTACGGAAGGGTTATTTATCGGTATCTCTATTGCCAATGTTATTGGCGGTATTTGTGCTTATTTGTATGCGCGGCGATTACGAAAAACGACCTTATCTTCGTTCGTTACACCCTCCTAA
- a CDS encoding FxsA family protein, with protein MFAILMLLFIAVPMIEIGLFIQVGGFLGFWPTMMLVFITAVVGASLVRSQGLATLMSVQTKMQQGQMPAQEIVEGVLLAVAGVLLLTPGFMTDALGMCILLPPIRAKIAQQLMQRVKVQSNFNQFGGGFSSGFDGQSAGPFGHKNDNGDVFDGEFERKDDQNDNHQNPRLK; from the coding sequence GTGTTCGCAATATTAATGCTGCTTTTTATCGCCGTTCCAATGATTGAAATTGGCTTATTTATTCAGGTTGGTGGCTTTTTAGGTTTTTGGCCAACCATGATGTTAGTGTTTATTACTGCCGTCGTTGGGGCTTCTTTGGTACGTAGCCAAGGTTTAGCGACATTAATGTCTGTACAAACTAAGATGCAGCAAGGGCAAATGCCAGCACAAGAAATTGTTGAAGGTGTACTGTTAGCCGTTGCTGGGGTGTTATTGCTCACGCCTGGATTTATGACAGATGCCTTAGGCATGTGTATTTTACTGCCACCTATTCGCGCCAAGATTGCACAGCAATTAATGCAGAGAGTAAAAGTACAGAGTAATTTTAATCAGTTTGGTGGTGGTTTTAGCTCGGGGTTTGATGGGCAATCAGCAGGACCGTTTGGTCATAAAAATGATAATGGTGATGTTTTCGATGGTGAATTTGAACGTAAAGATGATCAAAATGACAACCATCAAAACCCACGTTTAAAGTAG
- the aspA gene encoding aspartate ammonia-lyase, with translation MSQMIDLEKNNEAALNVATRIEEDLLGERHVPADAYWGIHTLRAIENFNISNTTISDVPEFVRGMVFTKKAAAMANKELGAIPSEVGNYIEQACDLILETGRCMDQFPSDVYQGGAGTSVNMNTNEVIANLALELMGKEKGEYDIINPNDHVNKSQSTNCAYPTGFRVAVYNSIINMLEALEYLKTAFDVKATEFASILKMGRTQLQDAVPMTVGQEFHAYSVLLKEEIKSLHYTAQLLLEVNLGATAIGTGLNAATGYQHLAVQRLAEITGLPVTPAEDLIEATSDCGAYVMVHGALKRTAVKLSKICNDLRLLSSGPRAGINEINLPEMQAGSSIMPAKVNPVIPEVVNQVCFKVIGNDTTITFAAEAGQLQLNVMEPVIGQALFESISLLKNACVNLREKCIEGITVNKDVCESYVFNSIGIVTYLNPFIGHHEGDIVGKICAETGKSVREVVLERGLLTEEQLDDIFSIENLMHPQYKAQRYS, from the coding sequence ATGTCTCAGATGATTGATCTTGAAAAAAATAACGAAGCAGCACTGAATGTTGCAACTAGAATCGAAGAAGATCTTCTTGGTGAGCGTCACGTTCCAGCAGACGCGTATTGGGGTATTCACACTCTACGTGCAATCGAAAACTTTAATATCTCTAATACCACCATTTCAGACGTACCTGAGTTTGTTCGCGGCATGGTTTTCACCAAAAAAGCAGCAGCGATGGCGAACAAAGAACTTGGTGCGATCCCTTCAGAAGTCGGTAACTACATCGAGCAAGCTTGTGATCTTATTTTAGAAACAGGCCGTTGTATGGATCAATTCCCTTCTGATGTATACCAAGGTGGCGCAGGCACATCGGTAAATATGAACACCAATGAAGTGATTGCAAACCTTGCTCTTGAGCTTATGGGCAAAGAGAAAGGCGAATATGACATCATTAACCCAAACGATCACGTAAACAAGTCACAATCGACTAACTGTGCTTACCCTACTGGTTTCCGCGTTGCGGTATATAACAGCATCATTAACATGCTTGAAGCACTAGAGTACCTAAAGACAGCCTTCGATGTGAAAGCAACAGAGTTTGCTAGCATCTTAAAAATGGGTCGTACTCAGCTACAAGACGCAGTACCTATGACGGTAGGCCAAGAGTTCCATGCATATAGTGTATTACTAAAAGAAGAAATCAAAAGTCTACATTACACGGCGCAATTACTGCTTGAAGTCAACCTAGGTGCGACGGCTATCGGTACTGGTTTGAATGCAGCTACAGGTTACCAACACCTAGCGGTTCAACGTCTAGCTGAAATTACAGGTCTACCTGTTACACCTGCAGAAGATTTGATTGAAGCAACATCCGACTGTGGCGCTTATGTTATGGTTCACGGCGCGCTAAAACGTACTGCGGTGAAACTATCTAAGATCTGTAACGATCTACGCCTACTCTCTTCTGGCCCTCGTGCTGGTATTAACGAAATTAACCTTCCTGAAATGCAGGCTGGCTCTTCTATCATGCCAGCAAAAGTAAACCCTGTTATCCCTGAAGTGGTTAACCAAGTTTGCTTTAAAGTAATTGGGAACGATACAACCATTACTTTTGCTGCAGAAGCAGGTCAGCTTCAACTTAACGTAATGGAGCCAGTAATTGGTCAAGCGTTATTTGAGTCAATCAGCTTGCTTAAAAATGCGTGTGTTAATTTGCGTGAGAAATGTATCGAAGGCATCACAGTGAATAAAGATGTTTGTGAGAGCTACGTATTTAACTCTATCGGTATCGTAACTTACTTAAACCCATTCATTGGTCACCATGAAGGCGATATCGTAGGTAAAATCTGTGCTGAAACGGGTAAGAGTGTCCGTGAAGTTGTTCTAGAGCGCGGTCTTCTTACTGAAGAGCAATTAGATGATATCTTCTCTATCGAAAACTTGATGCACCCTCAATACAAAGCACAGAGATACAGCTAA